Part of the Macrobrachium nipponense isolate FS-2020 chromosome 19, ASM1510439v2, whole genome shotgun sequence genome, atatttacatattttagtaCTGTATGTGCCAGTTATATTGTTTAAATATGAAATTGTGTTGTTATAATTATGGTATTCATTCCATGCACAGAATTTATATTTACAACAATTTCTTGCAGAAAAACATATGTTGAATTTTaacgtaaaataaaatacaattattttacaaagtataATACTGAAAATTTACCCTAAAATTATGCTCGACAGCTTTATAAGAAACACACAATTACAGCTGATTCTTTAAagtctaaaaaattaaaatataatttaaaattaaaagaactgaGTATTGTCAAtcaacaaaagaataaataaaagaaaactatcaaagTTCGATCAACAGTACGCCATCATTTATATACTGTAACAATTTCTTGACATATGCGATATTTACATGTCAAATGTAAAAATGTATCATCCTAGTTACAGTATACAAATAATTCTACTCAAAGATCCTTGTGAAAAAAGGTACACCGGTTTCTTCCATCACTAGTTGAAGTATTAAAAGGTGGCAAAATGTGAATATTGGCGGAAAGACTTATGGCAGCATGTATCCTCATACACTGTCATCCACAAAGTCCTTGAGAGCATCAAAAATCTTCTCATAGACCAGGGGCTTTGCATCAGTTGCCCAAAGGAAGTCCAGGTGGCTAAATATAGGATTAGATACCTTATAACTTCCTTTTAAAAGGGGCAGCTGGTTTTCCAAGTGGAGAATGTCCTGTTgggaagaaaatataattataatagcctTCTCCATTTAAAACTGAACAAACTGCACCaaatacatttagaaaaaaagaaaactcactGCCAGCCATTCAATCACATCACAAAGTGgtatttctcttctttcccccccTCACACttcagataaaaggtaacaggaaTTGAGGAGGGTATTAAAAATAGTGACCAATGGGTTTGTATAAAAGTGTTGTACTGTACTTTAAGACATTCATCATGAACACAATAATCATAAAGCCTGAATTCTGATTTAGGCAGAACAAATGGAAGCCCTCGAATAGAGAATCATATGATTTCCCTCAAGACAGTGTAACCTGCAATAAACACAAAATCAAGGGTGCTtccacaaataaattaaaatagaaaaaataaccaaaaagtaCACATGCAAAGCACAAGAGGCATCAAGGCTAGTACTTGAGGATACACACACCTCTCTCTGTCAGATTATGAAAGATGAAATTGGGAAGACATGACCTTGATCCCTCCCTCCAAACTGGAAGCTCATGACCCTCcccaaaaaatcaaaatagaatCTAGCAAAAGTATCCGACAGCAATGAGTCTCTGCTTCAAAAATGGTAGAGAGCCAGGGAGGATGACTGGGCTTTAATCTCTAAAGCACTAATCCTAAGCAATGAAATGTCTTCACAAAACAATTCCGACTTGTGcacaggaaaaaggaagaaaaggctGAAAGAATCCTGTTCAATGGAGGTATGACTTGACTGAACTATTCTGTTAAAAGACAGAACACACACACTGGAGCAAACAAGAGAGACACCAAGGACAAAGTGACTAGAATAAAACTTAAAAGCCAGAAAGGGTATGGAACTCGCTGACACGCTTTAGAAGCGGGAAATAAGTAACTGTCTTCAGACACATCTATAATCAAGGCATCCAACCAAGGCTTCTAAAGTAGGGCTGATGAGGATGTACAACACACATTCAAGATTCAATAGATAATTGATGAATAGACTTGCCAAAATGGCAAGAGAGATAGTAGTCTGTAAATTTGCGGGAGTACTTTGCTATAAAATCAGAATTCAACCAAGAACTGAAGAGAAGAAAAGGCAGTAATTCCACAGAACACCCCATCAAAGTTGGCTTAGGTTTCAAAACTCCttgaaaagaggggaaacaaagCCTCCACACTTTGGTTCCATGATAACAATCTCTAGCAATTTCATAGTCACTGCCATGTATACAAACCCTAAGTCTTATGTAGCAGTATTCCCTGAAATCAGCAGGAATACACATACGTATTCCCTGAAATCAGCAGGAATACATCACTAAAGGTTGTTTGGATATTTAACCAGGTATTTAATGTGCAGCTGGCAGGCAAGGGATataaaggcccgtccacactagcgggcatgcacgtcaggcacttccagctgtttatatttccTCTCGCTtttgaagcagtgttaccagacaatcgcatagTCCTGGCTCCATACTCAGTTGATCAGTATAGTGGAACCaattatgggaacagtgtttgcccgctAGCGTGGACAGGGCCTTAGGCTCCCCATCACTCACCAACTGTATTAACTTTTTATTCCAGCACCAGGGACAAAGCATAGTGGGTTTGAAATTGTGTTTGCATATCTAGGAAAAATGCATATTAATAAATATGAGATTCATTCACTCCTTGGTTAAGGTATTGCTTCTGAGTTGACCAGCATTATTTTGAGAATTTTGGCACATAAGAGGTTGTGAATCCATCAAACAGTCTGGCTAACAAAGATACGAAAGATAGGGTCCCTTATCACCTGGGAATGTCAGCTTCCTGATCATATGAATGAGCAGGGGCAGGTTGACTCCCATTACTTATATAGCCTGGCAATGGAAGTTACAGACTGAGGAGGTCCTGCAAGAGATTACCTTCACCATGTTGAAAAACTAGTTAAGATAGGAGAGATGATTTCCTTGGACATGTTTTGTACAGGAAATATGGATCAATTTAGTATCCCTACCTCTCTTACATAAAGCAACATCTTTGCCCTTTTCAGCAACATCTAGAGTCAAACTAGACAAGACACCACAAATCTTCATCTACGAGTCTGACTAGGCAAGAGACTTTAACTCTTCAAAGACAGTCTGATTCCTGTACCCAAGTTTTCTTTGTATCTTTTAACTGAACAGAATAAGAACTTTTTATCAGCAAAATAAGAGGTATGTTCATTGTATGAAGaactatttcattaaaaaatatttcaattttgcataaaAGTCTCACATACATACCTTTTGACTAGTAAGCCAATCATTATTAGCCCAAAATAATGTGATGGGGATTTTTATCTTTGCAACATCATATTCTGGCGGTGTTGGTTGTCCATACACTTTCATATTCTCTAATCTTCCATGGTCAAATTGTTGAAATCGACctgaaagaaataaacaaattattctaATTGAACGTTGGCTAAAGATAACCATTGGTACAATAGCTGTTATCTACACTAAGTAAGATCCACTGAGATTACATAAGTAAGATCCACCGAGATTTCATCCCAtgtatatctaaaaaatattcaGACTAAAGAAAAACATCCTTCACTTGTCAGTACTGCTCACTTAATGGAGTATATAGCCACCCACTAGAATTATTTCAAGGTAATTGTTTTATACTGAATACATAGACCAATTCTACTAGTGTTAGAGccaaaaaggctaaaaaaaaaaaaaaaatttaaatattctagagaacaaaaataatgaaaatatgccaAAGTTTATCCATTGCTATTTCTCATCCTGTGGTGTCGAAGTGAACACTTTGGACAGCATTATCAAAGACACTACGTACTATTATTTTCACAAGCAATTAAAGTGttaataaacatataattaataACTGGATGGTCTTTATTAGTCAAGCAAAATGGAACGAAGACAGAAATCTTAGGTTTTTAACCATATAAACATGAGGTTTGTGGATGACGATGCAACTGTTTCAGGAATTTTGCTGGCCAAGACCTATCTAGCCTAATTAACATAAAAGGTGGCCTCTGATACACCAGGGTATACTTGAAGCCTTCTGGGTTAAGGGTTTTGGAACTTTAGGAGACAGGAAATTACAGGGTCCTATTCTGAGCCATTACTGACCAAAAATAATGGAAGGAACCTTTTTACTAATCACTGCTAAACTTGAAATTCATTAAGTCAAACTTAACAACTTTAAAATTCATGGCAAGTATATCATAAAGGTAAAATTACCACGTAAGGAAGATCAGCCAATTATAGAAAACTCAGCTGACAAAATGCTAACCTGAACATCGCTTCATACTCGCAGGGATTCATTTCTAACAGGTGGATTACTGATATGTGACAATGGAATTTAATCtgaaaaatatctataattaAGAAAAGTTGTTTTTGCTGGCAAGTACGGAACTGCTGAGGAGGAACAGTGGGGTGAAAATGGACCCAAAATTAAAAAATCTCTATACATTTTACATACTTCAAGAGCACAAGATTATATTGCTTTAAATTACTTCCTTTGGGAAGTATTACCTACAGTGTGTCTTGTATAATATGCTAGAGGTGATCCTTATGgtttttgttacattttctcaGTCCCATgcacattaacttttttttttattgaggtccTGCCCCACCTAGCTATTCAATTTCTTCAACCATGTCTAGTTTCAGTTTTGACAACTCATTTGTGAAAGGTTAGACCTGATTGCTACATTTTCTGCATCTTACAATTTGATTCAAGAGGACTAACCTACCTGAAGAAATTCCTTGGGCAAAGTGGAAGAGTGTTTGAGTGGAAGATCCAGCAGGGTTATGGGTCAGGATAATGGGAACCATGGTCTGGGGAAAAGGTAAACATTACCAGGAATTACTTGAAATTATAATTACTAATCCAACATTTTATAGGAAACTGCCTCCTTGTCATTTAAATGAGCCATGATATATTTGAATATTATGCCATCAGTAATCACAATAGGCAACAATCGTTTAGTACCTGATCAGCTCTTGAGGGATCAAATCCAGTTATCAAGAACTGAAGATTTTCACATAATGCTTGATTACTGCATGCCTTGTAAGGGTCCCACAAAGAAATGAGTAAAGGATTTGTCATGAACTCCTCATCATTTCCAAATAATCTCAGGACAAACTGAAAAACATCGAGTTATTAAATATACAGAAgcaatcattatttttaatatttcacacACCGCTGAAAGATATCTGTAATGTTACCTATCTATCAaaccaaaaaacttacaaatTAAGTCTAAATTTATTCACACCTGTTCCTGGAATTCATGCTCCCATAAAGAAATAATGTCATTCCATAATTGTATCAAATTAACTTATATTCACCAGGCCCCCTTTAATACTCTCAGTCCTTTGCTAATTTTCATTAATACAACAGCATCTTAGAGGAAACTTACCTGTATATCATTAACCACTGGTGCTAAATATTTGATAGGTGAACTGATGCTTGTCACTGTTGCTACCGGAGCCAGGGCAACCATCGATGCAATTCTCTCTTGGTATTCAGGTTGTGAGCTCATAAGAGCAAAGAATACTGTTGTCCCCATTGAATGGCCAACATAGTGTAGCTTCTCCACACCAGTTTTTTCAAGGACAAAATCCAGCATGGCGGGCAAATCATATTTTGCCATTTCATCAAAACTGCAATGAGGAAAATTTAGTTTACAACaacttttattcatataatacGTTTCATTCATTACCACTGCAGCAcacttttcaattttcttttactCTATACCTTGGTTACCAAAATTAAAGATGTTGACCTACCAGAAATACACTATCATATATCAGTCAATGAAAAATTATGGGTAATCAAAAACACCAATTCTGAATGCATGGTCACTATGGTGGTGGAATGATTagcctttaaaaatattttgattgcagTGGGGATCTATTCAATACATACTAGgaaagagaaactgtgctaaaatCAGCTACACCAACCACACCAAAGTTGCACTTTagattatactatacatacttaGCTAACTTTATCCAGAAAAACCCTACACGGGTGACACCGAGTTGAACTGACCTAAGTAACCATCAGCCAGTTCACAGTTGAAACAGGAAAGGGTTGTCTATACCTGGGTCTCACTCGGTGCACATCTTTGCTAAGCTTTGTGAGGGCGAGTTTATGTTTTCCACATTAGAGTGCTAAGTACCATAAATGTAGTACTGCTAACTAAGTCATTACAGTTCCCAAGAGGGCCTGAGATGCCAGCATGGCGGAGCCTGTTGTGAAGAATGCTGTGTCTGTGAGAGTCCAAGGCTTGGAGGTCGTATAATGATGTGGAGGATCACAAAGCAGAACCATACTATTAAAATGTATTTGTGCTCTTATTAGTCCCTAGGAGTATTGATCTAATGGACTGCCCTATGCACCCGCTTCCCCCCATCCCACTCCAACCCCCTTAGGCTTCTTATTCCGGTACAATCTTCCCTGAACACTGCCTGTAAAACCCTCACCTTATTTTGGTGCTCACAAAACCTAATTGTAATGCCAATTTTTAAAACGAAGAGCTTATCTgcaccttgcaacggcttcatcTACTCACACTCGTCATTATGATCATTCTTCGAAGAACTATTTTAAAAGTAGATGTTATGATATGGCAATCATTTCTTACAGTTTTTGTATCAGTGATAATTTACCGTGGCTAAAATTAAGCTCTCAGctatttttgtttgattattttatCTTAGATTATTTTCACTGGCCAAGCTTCAAGTACTTTGCATCAGCAGAACAcaaaagaatacaacaaaatctaAGTCTTAACACCCTATTGggagtagtgctgtcagtgcacctcatgcggtgcactgtaggcattacttagggttctttgcagcatgcctttggCCCCTGGCTGCAGCCCCACCCTTtaattcgttttactgtacctccttccatattctctttccatcttacttttcaactgctcctaacaattgattcatagtgcaactgctttaaagttttcttcctgttgcacctttcaaaccttcaactgtcaatttccgttccagcgctgaatgaccgcataggtcccactgcttgaactttggcctgaattctatattcacctCAACTAAGTCTCCACAAAAGGTCCACTTTGACAGTACGCCAGTAATCCAAAACTCTATAGCTGCGACCTGGAAATGTCTACTCGTAATAACTGAGAAACCAGAGCTACCTAACttatgaaaaaatgtgaaaattcacACCTTTGCCCATTTGATTAAAACGTCACAACATCTTCATGGACTGTCATTTTACAGGTAACTATTGCTTTCTCAAAGATGGACACTATCGTAGAAGATGGTAGTACTTATACGAGTATGTATAGTAACTTGATTCATCTATACCCTTCAATGAAGTACTGCGTACGTTTTCTTTGGCCTGACTTACTAATAGTATCGAAAATTTAAGCGGATCCTTCNNNNNNNNNNNNNNNNNNNNNNNNNNNNNNNNNNNNNNNNNNNNNNNNNNNNNNNNNNNNNNNNNNNNNNNNNNNNNNNNNNNNNNNNNNNNNNNNNNNNNNNNNNNNNNNNNNNNNNNNNNNNNNNNNNNNNNNNNNNNNNNNNNNNNNNNNNNNNNNNNNNNNNNNNNNNNNNNNNNNNNNNNNNNNNNNNNNNNNNNNNNNNNNNNNNNNNNNNNNNNNNNNNNNNNNNNNNNNNNNNNNNNNNNNNNNNNNNNNNNNNNNNNNNNNNNNNNNNNNNNNNNNNNNNNNNNNNNNNNNNNNNNNNNNNNNNNNNNNNNNNNNNNNNNNNNNNNNNNNNNNNNNNNNNNNNNNNNNNNNNNNNNNNNNNNNNNNNNNNNNNNNNNNNNNNNNNNNNNNNNNNNNNNNNNNNNNNNNNNNNNNNNNNNNNNNNNNNNNNNNNNNNNNNNNNNNNNNNNNNNNNNNNNNNNNNNNNNNNNNNNNNNNNNNNNNNNNNNNNNTGTAACATGCAATCAGTatacagttaaagattcatttacttttgccaaagaaatttgtgatctagaactaggtaattgtgttcttgtgagtttcgatgttaaatctttatttactaatattcctttaGCAGAACACCATTGATATATGCATCAACAACTTGTTTAATGACTCCAATAGTATCCGTAATTTAATAAACAACAGTTTACACAAACTACTCACATTAGCTGCGTctgaatattttatgttttaaatttacgcaaatgtatataaacaaaaagatggtgtagcaatgggaaccctctcggtcctactttggccaatgcctttttatctcatcacgaagttgtttggttagataattgtcccagttcttttaaaACCACTGTTCTAaccgacgttatgtagatgatacatttttaatttttagatctgaagaacatgtacccttgtttcttgattattttaactcaaaacaccaaaatattgaatttacttcagaagtagagaacaataatactttagctttccttgacgtgctcataagtaaacacagcgataacactttttTTCCAACATCAGTTgacaggaaaccaacatttacaggactcacaactcaattctcttcattcatcccaatagtttataaacgcaatttagtttgtacacttgtgacccgtgcctttacatttgttcaaattattttgttttagtctccattcagaatttcagtttataaagaaATGTCttcaaaaaaacggttttaataatgctttcatagatacgtatgttggtaaacagctagaaaagttattgttcccgaaagtttccattttaaaagccaataaagcagtactgtattttaccatgttttttctatggtaataagagtttttctgttaaaaatagactactaaaactttgaagagaattttatcctcctCAAGtttaatgttagggtagtgttcaagcctaagtatactattggtggtttgttcaagtacaaagacatcgtacccccagaactacagtctcaatgttgtatataaatacgagtgcaattgctgtaatgcaatttacgtggggaaaacaaagcgccaagcacgtgtacgatggtttgaacacttgggaagatcagttaggacaaacaggcttttagcaaaaccaccattcagtgccatacgggatcaccgcagaaaaatagtgatcaccctcttaggttagattcatttttccattctctctagtcgagtggccccccatggagctggcaatagtagaaagtctctacactttgaaagttgaaaccttccctcagtaacaacgagaggtccacggagatgctgtgttttttaaatttttagtgtgtatgtttgtatgccttcatgatgcaggtagtttatttatatatttatttatttatttattttttaatattgcttactttcccttttttatgcttgtacattactttgtttttattatatatacaatgtaacctttgtgtaacacttcttcattctaatgatcgatcgtaatttagtgattgttttttaatttttttttttttttttctgtgtttttgtatagacctgatgatggagacagttactccgaaaccggtagtcataagaaaataaaggatgttttatgtacaagtgctggtttgactctttctatatatatatattatatatatatacatatttctatatacatatatatttatatatatatatatatatatatatagatatatatatatatatacacatttctatatacatatatattttatatatatatatattatatatatatatatatatatatatatatataatatatatatacatttctataatacatatatatatatatatatatatatatatttatatatatatatatatatatatatatatatatatatatatatataaatatacatttctatccatacatatatatatatatatatatatatatatattaaataaatatatactataatatattatatatgtatatatgtatatgatattatatacattcataatatgttatatatatatatttatgcataatatatacatatagatatatattatatatatatatatatatatatatatatatatatatatatatatatataatataatatatatatagagagagagagagagagagagaggagagagagagagagagagagagagagaggtggctatGTATGGCCGAGGTCCCACAAGTATTCAAGGGCAGCCTTGCATTAAAGCC contains:
- the LOC135218787 gene encoding gastric triacylglycerol lipase-like — encoded protein: MNETYYMNKSCCKLNFPHCSFDEMAKYDLPAMLDFVLEKTGVEKLHYVGHSMGTTVFFALMSSQPEYQERIASMVALAPVATVTSISSPIKYLAPVVNDIQFVLRLFGNDEEFMTNPLLISLWDPYKACSNQALCENLQFLITGFDPSRADQTMVPIILTHNPAGSSTQTLFHFAQGISSGRFQQFDHGRLENMKVYGQPTPPEYDVAKIKIPITLFWANNDWLTSQKDILHLENQLPLLKGSYKVSNPIFSHLDFLWATDAKPLVYEKIFDALKDFVDDSV